The sequence TCTAGCTTAGAACCTGCTTGAGCAGTAAGGTTTTTCAGTTTTACTTCTTCAGTAAAGGCCAAGCAACCGTCATCTTCATCGTAATCTTGACCACCTGCAGCAGTACATGCCGCTTCGTCGGCTACGTCAAAGAAGTACTCGCGAGCGTCACCTTCGTTGGCGGTAATTAGGAAGGGGGCGCCATTCCAGGTGAAAGAGGCAATAGTGTCTGGCATGTAAGCGCCATATAAACCGTCATATTGGCCAAAGCTTACTGTGCCGTCTTCGTTACCGTCAAAGTTTAAACCTGACCAGTCTTTATAACCCAAGCCAATAATTTGCACGCTGTTATCGCTCAAATCAACAATGGCTAAGCCGTTGTTTTCTTGAAGGGTTACATAAGCCATGCTGTTGCTAGCGGTAATGTATTCAGGCTCTAAATCTTGTGCAACAGTGGTGGCAATCACTTGTCCATGCAAGGTGCGACCGCTTGGGTTAGGAAAATGCAGTCCCTTGGCTTCAAGCTCACTTTGCATGCCGTTAAAGCTAGTGAAGTCGATGATAGTAGCGCTAGTTGCTGGCGTACCATCGGTGATGTTAATTACTGCAATTGAACCTTCAGGATCGTTGTTGTAATCGCCGCTTGGCTCACCTTCGTTAGCTACTATCACTTTGCTACCATCAGGTGTGAAAGTTACCATATCAGGCAAGTTTCCTACTTCAACAGCACTTAGGAATACTGGAGTGCCAGCGTTTAAACCATTGTAGAAAACAATGAAGCCATTGTTGGCTTGGGCGTCGGCTTCAATAGCTACTGCCATTAAGTCATCATGCACGGCGATGCTGTTGGCACCGCCCAGCGCTACGCCATTGGCTTCGGTAGGTAAAGTCAGTGGGCTTGCGCTTAGGTTAGTATCGCTTGTAGGAGCGCTTAGTTGCTCAGAACTAAGGCCAGAAGCATCAACCATCTCAACCGTTGCGTCAGAGCTATTAATGGCATAAATAGTTTGAGTAGCTGCGTGGTATTGCAGGATTTCTGCTGCGCCATCTGGGTTTAATACTGCACGACCCACCGGATTTAGGGTGATGCCGTTAATAGCATCAGCGCCTGGTTCACCGTTTAAACCATTTGCACCATCGTCACTGCTACATGCTGTTAATGTTAGGCTTGAAATTACAGCCAATGAAACCAAGCTCTTCTTGAGCATCATCTTATA comes from Agarivorans sp. Alg241-V36 and encodes:
- a CDS encoding choice-of-anchor I family protein; translated protein: MLKKSLVSLAVISSLTLTACSSDDGANGLNGEPGADAINGITLNPVGRAVLNPDGAAEILQYHAATQTIYAINSSDATVEMVDASGLSSEQLSAPTSDTNLSASPLTLPTEANGVALGGANSIAVHDDLMAVAIEADAQANNGFIVFYNGLNAGTPVFLSAVEVGNLPDMVTFTPDGSKVIVANEGEPSGDYNNDPEGSIAVINITDGTPATSATIIDFTSFNGMQSELEAKGLHFPNPSGRTLHGQVIATTVAQDLEPEYITASNSMAYVTLQENNGLAIVDLSDNSVQIIGLGYKDWSGLNFDGNEDGTVSFGQYDGLYGAYMPDTIASFTWNGAPFLITANEGDAREYFFDVADEAACTAAGGQDYDEDDGCLAFTEEVKLKNLTAQAGSKLEALQAGGEIDGLRVTNVLGDADGNGEYETAVAYGARSFTVWDQNGLVVFDSGDEIGRITAALHGNAFNNGDDENEGDSRSENKGAEPEALTVGTVGDKTYAFIGLERMGGIMVYDVTNPYNSKFETYVINRNLTEGLSVDDGIGDLAPESLEFVAAADSPTSQPLLLVGNEVSGSLTVWEIGTK